Below is a window of Dietzia timorensis DNA.
CACACCGGTGATCACGAGCTGATCTAGGCCCGCCTCACTCATGAGGTGCAGGAGATCGGTGCGAGCGAAAGCAGAATAGCGCCACTTCGTGATGACGATGTCCTCTTCGCGAGGGCGGAGGCGGTCGACGACCTCGGTGTCGACACCGTCGGACATCCCGTTGCCCCAGAACTCGCGAAGTAGGCCGCGGCGATAGGGATGCTGATCGCCCGGCTGAACCGAATAGATGACAGGGACATTGTTCGCTCGGGCCGTCTCGACGACCGAGGCCATCGAATCGATCGCAGTGGACATCGGTTCTGCGCACTCGTCATAGGCGCGGATGAAGTAGTTCTGCATGTCGTGGACGAGGACCGCACAGGTTTCGGGCTCAATGCCCCAGTTCACGCGTCGTTCTTGCGTGGGCTCTGGTATCTCGTACGGCGCGATGGCCGGAATCGCCATGGGTGTTCCCTTTCCGCAGGCCATAGACCGCTTTTCGAAGGTCTATGCGAAGGCTAACCTTAATTACGTTGGGCAACCTTACCTCTGCGCCGCGCCGCCGTCCACGACCAGGTCTTGCATCGTCATATGTTGTGCAGACTCACTCAACAGGAAAGATACGACGCCGGCGAGGTCAGACGGATCGGCAATGCGCCCCAGCGGTATACCGGTTTTGAAGTCGGCGGGGACGCCTGCGATGACGTCTTCCTCCCCCGACGGATCGGCCCAACCATCGGTCACCATCGGAGTGCGCGTCGTACCCGGCGCAACGACGTTGCATCTGACGCCGAACTCCGCGGCCTCCAGTCCCAGGGACTTGGTGAAGTGCGCGGCCGCTGCCTTCGATGCGGCATAGGCCGCCATGCTCGCACGCGGCACAACCGCGGAATTGGAGGCGACCGTGACGATCCCGCGGCCATTTCGCGGATCGCCGGGGAGTTGACGCCGCATGAGCGCCAACGCAGCCTTGCTCACGAGAAACACGCCGAAGGCATTGACCGAGAACAGCGCATTCCAATCGTCCGCCGGGGTCTCGAGGACACGGCTCGAACGAAGCACGCCCGCGACGTTGACAGCGCCGTGCAGAGTCGCCCCGCGTTCACTACACACCTGATCCACGAACGTGAAAACAGAATCGACATCATTCTCGTCATCGACCCGCATCCTTCGCGTCAAGACCTGACCTGAAGAGGCGCGTGGCTCTTCTCGGTCGGTCGCGACCACGAGGTAACCCGCCGCGTCGAGGGCCTCGACGACCGCCGATCCGATCCCACCGGACGCGCCGGTCACCACAACCACCTTGTTGGGTTGATCCTCGGCTGCGCCGGTGGTTCCGGCTGCCTCCCTGCTCTCAGCTCCCATGCGCCCTCTTCCCTCTACTGCGGGATTGCTGCGCATCCCGCGACTTCTCCGATCGGCAGGCACAATGGTGCCACGAAAGGAAGGGATGCCGCCGTGCCGCATGACACTGACCGTGATGACCCAGCCTGCGAGAGCGAAAGTGCTGACGCGGGCGCGCGCAGCCGTCCCGGCAGAGTCGATGTCGACATAGTCGGCTCGGGGCCCAATGGGCTGTCCGCGGCAATTTCCCTGGCCAGGCAGGGGTTCTCGGTCCGCGTCCTCGAGGCCTCGGACACTCCCGGCGGCGGCAGTCGGACGGTGCCATTGGCGAGCCAGGGGCCCCACGCCGATCTCCTCAGCGACCCCTGTGCTGCGGTGCACCCGCTGGCGCTGGCCTCGCCGTTTTTCCGTTCGCTCGACTTGGAAAGGCACGGGCTCACGTTTCTCCACGCACCGTTCGCGCTCGGCCACCCCCTCCCCTCGCGGGGGACCTCCGTCGCGCTGCGCCGCGATCTTTCCACGGTCGATGCCGAATCGTTCGGATCGGAGGCGGAGGCGTCGGCCTGGCGGCGAATCATCGGGACGGCATCACGGTATTCCGACGACTTGGCCGCGCTTCTCCTCGGGGATGGACGGCGTCCGACGTCAGGAGCAGATTTTGCTCTTGCCGACACCACTGGGCAGGCCGTGCGCTCGGTGGTGCGCGGGGCTCGTGGCTTCGCTTCCGCGCTTGCCCGTTCGTACGGGGAGATCGCGCTGCGCCCGGGTTCGGCGGTATCGGCAGTGCTCGCGGGGCTCGCGGTACATGCGATCGCGCCGCCTGCACGCCCGGTGTCGATGGCGTCCGGTGTGCTGTTGGGGGCGACCCTGCACGGCCACGGCTGGCCGATCGTGAACGGCGGCTCGGGCGCGATCGTCGCCGCGATGCGTGCCGAGCTCGAGTCTTACGGCGGCCAGGTGGAATGCGGTCGGCGGATCGACTCACTGGATCACCTCGATGGTCGCGCCATCGTGCTCGCGGTCGGTGCGCTTGAGGCGAGGCGTATCCTCGGCGCTTCGGCGGGACTTCGAGCCCGCCTGCTGAGGCCTTCGCCCGGTGGGGCTGCCGCTCGCGTCGACTTCGTTCTACACGGCGACGTGCCGTGGACCGACGAACGGCTCGGCCACGCGGGAACGGTGCACCTCACCGGCGACTATCGTCATGTCGACACTGCGGAAAAGGCGGCCCGCTCAGGCGAGGTGCCGGACTCCCCCGCCATACTCGCCAGCCAGCCATGGACTGCCGACCCCGCCCGTATTTCGCCAGATGGGCGCCGAGTGTTGTGGAGCTACGCCCACGTCCCGAACGGGAGCGAGGTGTCGGTGACCGAGCGGGTCACGCGCGTCATCGAGGCCTCCGCGCCGGGTTTCCGGGATGTCGTCGACGCGACTATCGAGCGCGGTCCGGCGGATCTGGAAAGATACAACGCCTCCTACCCCGGTGGGGATATCGCGTCGATCGCAGCCGATGTACCGGGCATGGCGTTTCGATTCGCCCGCTCCGCCGATCCGTACTCCGGAGGCGCACGGGGAGTGTGGATGGCCTCCGCGTCGACGCCCCCCGGGCCTGGTGTGCACGGGATGGCAGGCGCTCACGCGGCGCGCCGGGTTGCCGAATATCTTCACAGCGACCACTCCTCGCGGGGCTAGTCGCAGGCTACTGGAACGTCACCAGCCAGGGCTGCGGCTCCATGTCCATGGTCTGCTCGGGCGTGAACATCGGCGTGTCCTCGTCGTAGAAGTTCTTCCAGGCGAGATGAACATTATCGGGGAGGTCCTTCTTCATCGCGTCCCAAGTCAAGATCTTGTCTTCCGGCGGTCCGTGCCCGTCTGCGTGGATTACATACGCCAACTCGTCCCGGGTGGTATCCATGCGCTCGCGATCGCGGATCATCTGCAGCTGGAACTGGTGCACCACGAACATCTTCTGCGGCAGTCCTTTGTCCTCGGTGAGATCGGCGAGCCACTCGCTCACCCGGTTGACCTCGTCCACGCCGACGTGGCCGACCTCTTGAGCGGGAAGCATGCCGTCCTCGAGGCGCCATTCCGGATCGAGTGCCAACCCGACCCCGGGCTCCGAGAGAAGATCCTCGTATAGCTTTGCCTGTTCGAGGAAGTCGGCGCGCCCCGGCTGCAAATCGATGAGCGCATAACCTCCGGCGTCGGTAATCGCATCAACCGTCGCCCGAACCTCTTCGACGGGCCGCGCGATCGTGTACTTACCGTCAGGCCCCGGCGACCCGGACGCGATCGTCGTGATCACTTCGAATGTCGGGATGATTCCTTGCTGCGAGAACGGCTGATACTCGGCCGCAAGATCCTTCACGCGCTGCACGCTCGCCGCATCGTCCTGTTCGCCCAGGATGCCCAGCGCGGGCACGCCCGGAGAACCGTACGCCGCCACGAATCTGTGTCCCGGGAACACGAGCTGCCCACCCCCGGGTAGCTCGGTCTCGGTGCGCGCCTTGTCCACTTTATCTGCGAATTCCTCGTCGTCGCCCCAGCCCTCACCCAGCGCGACGACAGAACCTTCGCGTTTGACGGCGGAGACCGAGTCCCCGTTGACGCGCGGGTCCGGCCCCGGCAAATGAACGAACTCGGCGCCGCTCGACTTGCCCGTCAGAGTGCCGGAAAGAGAGGTGTCCCCACTGGAGAGCAACGTCGGTGAGTCATCGCCCGGCTCGGCCCTCGCGAGCGGGGACAACGTATCCTCGCTCGCCTCGGCCGGCCCGTCGGCAGGTTCGTGATCGACCAGCGAGTACAGCACCGGAGACGCCGGATCAGTCGCTGCCAGCACGTCATCGAGCCGATCCGGCTTCACCTCTCTGGTGTCACTGAACTCGACTCCGATCTGCTTTTCCAGTTCCGCCCGATCCGGCGGCGCGTCGATCACGTCCCACTCACCA
It encodes the following:
- a CDS encoding isochorismatase family protein, with translation MAIPAIAPYEIPEPTQERRVNWGIEPETCAVLVHDMQNYFIRAYDECAEPMSTAIDSMASVVETARANNVPVIYSVQPGDQHPYRRGLLREFWGNGMSDGVDTEVVDRLRPREEDIVITKWRYSAFARTDLLHLMSEAGLDQLVITGVYAHMGCQATAVDAFMNDIKPFVVSDALADFSREEHATTIDFVNKRCGVSVTADEVESAFIRQGITPGLSPHGPAESTSYTGRG
- a CDS encoding SDR family oxidoreductase, which gives rise to MGAESREAAGTTGAAEDQPNKVVVVTGASGGIGSAVVEALDAAGYLVVATDREEPRASSGQVLTRRMRVDDENDVDSVFTFVDQVCSERGATLHGAVNVAGVLRSSRVLETPADDWNALFSVNAFGVFLVSKAALALMRRQLPGDPRNGRGIVTVASNSAVVPRASMAAYAASKAAAAHFTKSLGLEAAEFGVRCNVVAPGTTRTPMVTDGWADPSGEEDVIAGVPADFKTGIPLGRIADPSDLAGVVSFLLSESAQHMTMQDLVVDGGAAQR
- a CDS encoding phytoene desaturase family protein, encoding MPHDTDRDDPACESESADAGARSRPGRVDVDIVGSGPNGLSAAISLARQGFSVRVLEASDTPGGGSRTVPLASQGPHADLLSDPCAAVHPLALASPFFRSLDLERHGLTFLHAPFALGHPLPSRGTSVALRRDLSTVDAESFGSEAEASAWRRIIGTASRYSDDLAALLLGDGRRPTSGADFALADTTGQAVRSVVRGARGFASALARSYGEIALRPGSAVSAVLAGLAVHAIAPPARPVSMASGVLLGATLHGHGWPIVNGGSGAIVAAMRAELESYGGQVECGRRIDSLDHLDGRAIVLAVGALEARRILGASAGLRARLLRPSPGGAAARVDFVLHGDVPWTDERLGHAGTVHLTGDYRHVDTAEKAARSGEVPDSPAILASQPWTADPARISPDGRRVLWSYAHVPNGSEVSVTERVTRVIEASAPGFRDVVDATIERGPADLERYNASYPGGDIASIAADVPGMAFRFARSADPYSGGARGVWMASASTPPGPGVHGMAGAHAARRVAEYLHSDHSSRG